A DNA window from Halorubrum sp. DM2 contains the following coding sequences:
- the crtI gene encoding phytoene desaturase family protein: protein MTTQPDPDLSDADEPLAGESIAVVGAGFGGLSAAAYLADAGADVTIFERNEHPGGYAGRIERDGFRIDTGPSWYLMPEVFDRFFEHFGRSTDEYYDLIELDPLYDVVWKDGDRASMPADRAGQKALFESYESGAGEILDDYLADAAEAYELGMDRFVYPSRSRLRDMVDADVFRSGRALPKLREMDEYVGGYFDNEKLRQIAEYKLVFLGGSPYNTPAIYTLMSHVDMNLGVYHPTGGIASVVDAMADLSRELGVEIRTNEPVTAIEPSVPASTPTFAVETERRGNGKTERRGNGSAAAGAGSSGRFDRVVANAPPPHVERDLLPAGTVDRESYWESRTYAPSAYLSYIGVEGDVDLEHHTLVFPTDWRPHFADIFDEPGWPDDPAYYVHVPSKTDPEAAPDGHEAVFLLVPLAAGLEDDPETRERFRELVFDDLAEHAGVDFRDRIVFEETACVSDFRQRFNAPRGTALALSHTLEQTGPLRPAHRAPGVDGLYYVGAYTNPGIGMPMCLLSGEHVAEAVVEDATGSGVFPSVVPTSTLR, encoded by the coding sequence ATGACCACCCAACCGGACCCGGACCTGTCGGACGCGGACGAGCCGCTCGCCGGGGAGTCGATCGCGGTCGTCGGTGCCGGCTTCGGCGGGCTCTCGGCGGCCGCCTACCTCGCCGACGCGGGGGCGGACGTGACGATATTCGAGCGGAACGAACACCCCGGCGGGTACGCCGGGCGGATCGAGCGCGACGGGTTCCGGATCGACACCGGCCCGTCGTGGTACCTCATGCCGGAGGTGTTCGACCGGTTCTTCGAACACTTCGGGCGGTCGACGGACGAGTACTACGACCTGATCGAACTGGACCCGCTGTACGACGTGGTCTGGAAGGACGGCGACCGCGCGTCGATGCCGGCCGACCGCGCCGGACAGAAGGCGCTGTTCGAATCGTACGAGTCGGGCGCGGGAGAGATCTTGGACGACTACCTCGCGGACGCCGCGGAGGCGTACGAGCTTGGGATGGACCGGTTCGTCTACCCGAGCCGGTCGCGGCTGCGGGACATGGTCGACGCCGACGTGTTCCGGTCGGGCCGCGCGCTCCCGAAGCTCCGCGAGATGGACGAGTACGTCGGCGGCTACTTCGACAACGAGAAGCTCCGCCAGATCGCGGAGTACAAGCTCGTCTTCCTCGGCGGCTCGCCGTACAACACGCCCGCGATCTACACGCTGATGAGCCACGTCGACATGAATCTCGGCGTCTACCACCCGACCGGCGGGATCGCGAGCGTCGTCGACGCGATGGCGGACCTCTCGCGCGAACTCGGCGTCGAGATCCGGACGAACGAGCCGGTGACCGCGATCGAGCCGTCGGTCCCGGCGTCGACGCCGACGTTCGCCGTGGAGACGGAGCGGCGCGGGAACGGGAAGACGGAGCGGCGCGGGAACGGGAGCGCCGCCGCGGGGGCGGGTTCGAGCGGCCGGTTCGACCGCGTCGTGGCGAACGCGCCCCCGCCGCACGTCGAGCGAGACCTCCTCCCCGCGGGGACGGTCGACCGCGAGTCGTACTGGGAGTCCCGGACGTATGCCCCCTCCGCGTACCTCTCGTACATCGGGGTCGAGGGCGACGTCGACTTGGAGCACCACACGCTCGTGTTCCCGACCGACTGGCGGCCCCACTTCGCCGACATCTTCGACGAGCCGGGGTGGCCGGACGACCCCGCCTACTACGTCCACGTCCCGTCGAAGACGGACCCGGAGGCGGCCCCGGACGGCCACGAGGCCGTCTTCCTGCTCGTCCCGCTGGCGGCAGGACTGGAGGACGACCCGGAGACCCGCGAGCGGTTCCGCGAGCTGGTGTTCGACGACCTGGCCGAGCACGCCGGCGTCGACTTCCGCGACCGAATCGTCTTCGAGGAGACCGCCTGCGTCTCCGACTTCCGGCAGCGGTTCAACGCCCCCCGCGGCACGGCGCTGGCGCTGTCGCACACGCTCGAACAGACGGGGCCGCTCCGCCCCGCGCACCGTGCGCCCGGCGTGGACGGCCTCTACTACGTCGGGGCGTACACCAACCCCGGCATCGGGATGCCGATGTGCCTGCTCAGCGGCGAACACGTCGCCGAGGCGGTCGTCGAGGACGCGACCGGCAGCGGCGTGTTCCCGTCGGTCGTGCCGACCTCGACGCTGCGGTGA